The following are encoded together in the Pseudomonas sediminis genome:
- the rep gene encoding DNA helicase Rep, with protein sequence MSRLNPRQQEAVNYVGGPLLVLAGAGSGKTSVITRKIAHLVQNCGIRAQHIVAMTFTNKAAREMKERVGTLLKGSEARGLTVSTFHNLGMNIIRKEYARLGYKPGFSIFDDGDIKALLSDIMQKEYSGDDGADEVKNLIDSWKNDLILPDEALAKARNPKEQTAAIVYLHYQRTLKAYNAVDFNDLILLPVKLFQEHADILEKWQNRIRYLLVDEYQDTNASQYLLVKLLVGMRNQFTVVGDDDQSIYAWRGARPENLMLLKEDYPSLKVVMLEQNYRSTCRILKCANVLIANNPHVFEKQLWSEMGMGDEIRVIRTRNEDAECERVALEILTEHLRTQRPYSEFAILYRGNYQAKLMELKLQHHQIPYRLSGGTSFFARQEVKDLMSYFRLLVNPDDDNAFLRVINVPRREIGSATLEKLGNYANERKISMYAAAGEMGLGEHLDARFTERLQRFTKWMDRVRQECAQNDPIAAIRSMVMDIDYENWLRQNASSDKVADARMGNVWFLVDALKSTLERDEDGDMSIEDAIGKLVLRDMLERQQEEEEGAEGVQMMTMHASKGLEFPSVYIIGFEEEILPHRSSIEADTIEEERRLAYVGITRAKRNLALTFAAKRKQYGEVIDCSPSRFLDELPPEDLVWEGLEEAPVEVKAARGNDALANMRAMLKR encoded by the coding sequence ATGTCCCGACTGAACCCCCGGCAACAAGAGGCCGTGAACTACGTCGGCGGCCCACTTCTGGTGCTCGCCGGTGCCGGTTCCGGCAAGACCAGCGTGATCACGCGCAAGATCGCCCACCTGGTACAGAACTGTGGCATCCGCGCCCAGCACATCGTCGCCATGACCTTCACCAACAAGGCCGCGCGCGAGATGAAGGAACGCGTCGGTACCCTGCTCAAGGGCAGCGAGGCGCGCGGCCTGACCGTGTCCACTTTCCACAATCTGGGCATGAACATCATCCGCAAGGAATACGCACGCCTGGGCTACAAGCCCGGCTTCTCGATTTTCGACGACGGCGACATCAAGGCGCTGCTCAGCGACATCATGCAGAAGGAGTATTCCGGCGACGACGGTGCCGACGAGGTGAAAAACCTCATCGACAGTTGGAAGAACGACCTGATCCTGCCCGATGAAGCCCTGGCCAAGGCGCGCAATCCCAAGGAACAGACCGCCGCCATCGTCTACCTGCACTACCAGCGCACGCTCAAGGCGTACAACGCGGTGGATTTCAACGACCTGATCCTGCTGCCGGTCAAACTCTTTCAGGAGCACGCCGACATCCTGGAAAAGTGGCAGAACCGCATCCGCTACCTGCTGGTCGACGAATACCAGGACACCAACGCCAGCCAGTACCTGCTGGTGAAGCTGCTGGTAGGCATGCGCAACCAATTCACCGTGGTCGGCGACGACGACCAGTCGATCTATGCCTGGCGCGGCGCGCGCCCGGAAAACCTGATGCTGCTGAAAGAGGATTATCCGTCGCTGAAAGTGGTGATGCTGGAGCAGAACTACCGCTCCACCTGCCGTATCCTCAAATGCGCCAACGTGCTGATCGCCAACAACCCGCACGTGTTCGAGAAGCAGTTGTGGAGCGAGATGGGCATGGGCGACGAGATTCGCGTGATCCGCACTCGCAACGAAGACGCCGAGTGCGAGCGCGTGGCACTGGAAATTCTCACCGAGCATCTGCGTACCCAGCGTCCCTACAGCGAATTCGCCATCCTCTATCGCGGCAACTACCAGGCCAAGCTGATGGAGCTGAAACTGCAGCACCATCAGATTCCCTATCGCCTGTCCGGCGGCACCAGTTTCTTCGCCCGTCAGGAGGTGAAGGACCTGATGAGTTACTTCCGCCTGCTGGTAAACCCGGACGACGACAATGCCTTCCTGCGGGTGATCAACGTGCCGCGCCGCGAGATCGGCTCCGCCACCCTGGAAAAGCTCGGCAACTACGCCAACGAGCGCAAGATCAGCATGTACGCCGCAGCCGGTGAGATGGGCCTCGGCGAGCATCTCGATGCGCGCTTCACCGAGCGTCTGCAGCGCTTCACCAAATGGATGGATCGGGTGCGCCAGGAGTGCGCGCAGAACGACCCGATCGCCGCCATCCGCAGCATGGTCATGGACATCGACTACGAGAACTGGCTGCGGCAGAACGCCTCCAGCGACAAGGTGGCTGACGCGCGCATGGGCAACGTGTGGTTCCTCGTCGACGCACTGAAGAGCACCCTGGAGCGCGACGAAGATGGCGACATGTCCATCGAAGACGCCATCGGCAAACTGGTGCTACGCGACATGCTCGAGCGCCAGCAGGAGGAGGAAGAAGGCGCCGAGGGCGTGCAGATGATGACCATGCACGCCTCCAAGGGCCTGGAATTCCCTTCGGTGTACATCATCGGTTTCGAGGAAGAGATTCTCCCGCACCGCTCCAGCATCGAGGCCGACACCATCGAGGAAGAGCGGCGCCTGGCCTACGTCGGCATCACCCGCGCCAAACGCAACCTGGCGCTGACCTTCGCCGCCAAGCGCAAGCAGTACGGCGAAGTGATCGACTGCTCGCCGAGCCGCTTCC